A single region of the Lycium barbarum isolate Lr01 chromosome 2, ASM1917538v2, whole genome shotgun sequence genome encodes:
- the LOC132622866 gene encoding uncharacterized protein LOC132622866, translated as MQKSIFLTLTNEQGQPPDCILKDAKNTSKLSYSSLLGSINPMSRSRVYQALAEEDIEADAKGNDVDLSLILINVKHITKLLGEQGREEYMVLDLKHKVICFLLERTKLCTNNT; from the exons ATGCAGAAAAGTATATTCTTGACGTTGACAAATGAGCAG GGGCAACCCCCTGATTGCATACTAAAGGACGCAAAAAACACCAGCAAGCTAAGTTATTCAAGTTTGCTTGGGAGCATTAATCCTATGAGCAGATCTAGAGTTTATCAAGCTTTGGCAGAAGAAGATATTGAAGCT GATGCCAAGGGCAATGATGTTGATCTCAGTCTGATATTGATCAATGTGAAGCATATTACGAAGCTGCTAGGGGAACAAGGAAGAgaagaatatatggtcttggatctcaagcacaaagttatctgctttttgttggaaagaacaaaattatgcactaacaatacttga
- the LOC132627542 gene encoding 7-deoxyloganetin glucosyltransferase-like, producing the protein MGSTRTHELDKPHAVCIPYPCQGHINPMLKLAKILNHKGFHITFVNTEYNHRRLLKSRGPDSLKGFPSFRFETIPDGLPPCDADATQDIAALCESTTNTCLGPFKELLAKLKNTNVPPVSCIVSDGCMSFTLDAAQDLGIPEVLFWTPSACGVLGYVHYRDLAEKGYFPLKDASDMTNGYLETALDWIPGMKGIRLRDLPSFLRSTNPDEFMFKFLVQETDRSKSASAIVINTFDPLEKEVLESLQTHLPPIYAIGPLHFLVKHIEDKNLECLGSNLWKEDPKCLEWLDSKKPNSIVYVNFGSITVMTANQLIEFAWGLANSQMEFLWIIRPDIVSGEQAILPSKFVEETKERGMLTSWCPQEQVLSHPAIRGFLTHSGWNSTLESIGSGVPMICWPFFAEQQTNCWFKGTQWGIGMEIDNNVKRDEVESLVRELMVGEKGKEMKKKAMEWKKLAEEAASKPTGSSYVNIDKLINEILLKH; encoded by the exons ATGGGTTCCACTAGAACTCATGAACTTGACAAGCCTCATGCAGTTTGCATACCATATCCTTGCCAAGGTCATATCAACCCTATGTTAAAGTTAGCCAAAATCCTCAATCACAAAGGCTTTCACATCACTTTTGTCAACACTGAATACAACCATAGGCGTCTCCTTAAGTCTCGCGGCCCTGATTCCCTCAAAGGGTTTCCATCTTTTCGATTTGAGACCATTCCTGATGGCCTCCCACCATGTGATGCCGATGCAACTCAAGATATTGCAGCTCTATGTGAATCCACTACCAATACTTGTTTAGGTCCTTTCAAAGAGTTACTTGCAAAGCTCAAAAATACTAACGTGCCACCTGTCTCATGCATCGTTTCCGATGGTTGTATGAGCTTCACTCTTGATGCTGCTCAAGATTTGGGTATCCCTGAAGTTCTCTTTTGGACACCAAGTGCTTGTGGTGTATTAGGTTACGTGCATTACCGCGACCTTGCTGAAAAAGGATACTTTCCACTTAAAG ATGCAAGTGACATGACCAATGGGTATTTGGAAACGGCGCTGGATTGGATACCAGGCATGAAAGGTATACGTTTGAGGGATTTACCAAGTTTCTTGAGAAGTACAAATCCAGATGAATTTATGTTCAAGTTCCTTGTCCAAGAAACAGATAGAAGCAAATCTGCTTCTGCAATTGTTATCAATACATTTGATCCATTAGAGAAGGAAGTTCTTGAATCACTTCAGACACATCTTCCTCCTATCTATGCGATTGGGCCCTTGCATTTTCTTGTAAAACATATTGAGGACAAGAATTTGGAGTGCTTGGGATCTAATCTTTGGAAAGAGGATCCAAAGTGTCTTGAATGGCTTGATTCCAAGAAACCAAACTCTATAGTTTATGTCAATTTTGGGAGCATCACTGTCATGACCGCAAACCAACTAATCGAATTTGCTTGGGGACTTGCCAATAGTCAGATGGAATTTTTGTGGATCATAAGGCCTGATATTGTATCAGGGGAACAAGCAATTCTTCCATCCAAATTCGTGGAAGAAACTAAAGAAAGAGGGATGTTAACAAGTTGGTGCCCGCAAGAACAAGTCCTTAGCCATCCTGCTATTAGAGGGTTCTTGACTCACAGTGGATGGAATTCAACCCTTGAAAGTATTGGTAGTGGGGTGCCAATGATCTGCTGGCCGTTTTTCGCGGAACAACAGACTAACTGTTGGTTCAAAGGAACCCAATGGGGAATTGGAATGGAAATTGACAATAATGTGAAAAGGGATGAAGTTGAAAGTCTTGTGAGAGAGTTGATGGTGGGAGAGAAAGGCAAAGAGATGAAGAAAAAGGCAATGGAGTGGAAGAAATTGGCTGAAGAAGCTGCTTCAAAACCAACAGGATCATCTTACGTGAACATAGACAAATTGATCAACGAAATTCTCCTCAAACACTAG